The following are encoded in a window of Gramella sp. MT6 genomic DNA:
- a CDS encoding thioredoxin family protein: MRELLLHSLKNSLSYPEYMELLEELVENKSTTGNLTKDRVNFTALNFKRVQRLNKTISLNPKQEEQFKYIENRQTWLVLLEPWCADGAQSIPVLNQIAEASENINLRIVLRDENPELMDHFLTEGTRSIPKLIILDEELDVMTTWGAKVVNRYSNGHRP, translated from the coding sequence ATGCGTGAACTACTATTACACAGCCTGAAAAACTCCTTAAGCTACCCTGAATATATGGAGCTTCTGGAAGAACTTGTAGAAAATAAAAGCACTACAGGAAATCTTACTAAAGACAGGGTGAATTTTACAGCACTCAACTTCAAGCGCGTTCAAAGGCTTAACAAGACGATAAGTTTAAACCCGAAGCAGGAAGAACAATTCAAGTATATCGAAAACAGGCAAACCTGGCTCGTACTTCTTGAGCCCTGGTGCGCCGACGGTGCTCAAAGCATTCCTGTACTGAATCAAATAGCTGAGGCTTCAGAAAATATCAATCTTAGGATAGTTCTAAGGGATGAAAATCCTGAACTGATGGATCATTTTCTTACTGAAGGCACCCGTTCCATCCCCAAACTGATCATCCTAGATGAAGAGCTTGATGTCATGACCACCTGGGGGGCCAAGGTCGTCAACCGCTACTCAAATGGTCATAGACCATAA
- a CDS encoding nitrous oxide reductase accessory protein NosL, protein MKSSIYILILALSLISCEIGPEPIHYGEDGCEYCKMTIVDRQHAAELVTSKGKVYKFDAIECMVNFRKDHKDIQYALYLVTDFSNPGELVDATISTFLISENISSPMGANLSAFYDESAAREIQSTHGGEIYDWHEIQPFIGKN, encoded by the coding sequence ATGAAAAGTTCAATTTACATACTCATTTTAGCCTTAAGCCTGATCTCCTGCGAAATAGGTCCAGAACCCATCCATTATGGAGAAGATGGCTGCGAATACTGCAAAATGACCATCGTTGATCGACAGCATGCTGCCGAACTGGTTACCAGTAAAGGCAAGGTTTATAAATTCGATGCGATTGAATGCATGGTCAATTTCAGGAAAGATCACAAGGATATTCAATATGCTCTTTACCTGGTTACTGATTTCAGTAATCCGGGAGAGCTTGTAGATGCTACTATATCTACATTCCTGATCAGTGAAAATATTTCGAGTCCAATGGGCGCAAATCTTTCAGCTTTTTATGATGAATCTGCTGCTAGAGAGATCCAATCAACTCATGGAGGAGAAATATATGACTGGCATGAAATTCAACCATTTATCGGTAAAAACTAA
- a CDS encoding ABC transporter ATP-binding protein → MISIENLHKKFGKNEVLKGIDLNIEQGGIFAVLGPNGSGKTTLIKSILGMVVPNSGSIKINGKSVKNDWKYRNNIDYLPQIANFPGNLTVRELIRMIKDLRSYKKADDLRLIELFKLEPFLDKKLSNLSGGTKQKVNLVLTFMFDSSLIILDEPTTGLDPISHIRLKELITSEKQKGKTILITSHIMSFVEEIADEIVFLLEGKIYFKGGIPALKTKTEQPDFEHAIASILTTSYV, encoded by the coding sequence ATGATATCAATTGAAAACCTTCACAAAAAATTCGGCAAGAACGAAGTCCTGAAAGGCATTGATCTTAACATCGAACAGGGAGGCATATTTGCCGTGCTTGGGCCTAATGGCTCCGGAAAGACCACCCTGATAAAAAGTATTTTAGGGATGGTAGTTCCAAATTCGGGAAGTATCAAAATCAATGGAAAATCAGTAAAAAACGACTGGAAATACCGAAATAATATTGATTATCTGCCCCAGATCGCGAATTTTCCAGGAAACCTTACAGTTCGGGAATTAATTCGCATGATCAAAGACCTTAGATCCTATAAAAAAGCTGATGACCTGAGGCTTATCGAGCTATTCAAACTTGAGCCTTTCCTGGATAAAAAACTGAGTAACCTTTCCGGGGGAACCAAACAAAAGGTGAACCTGGTTCTTACCTTCATGTTCGATAGTTCGCTTATCATCCTCGACGAACCCACCACTGGTCTGGATCCCATTTCACATATAAGGCTTAAAGAGCTTATCACTTCTGAAAAGCAAAAAGGAAAGACCATTCTTATCACTTCTCATATCATGAGTTTCGTGGAAGAAATTGCAGACGAGATCGTCTTCCTGCTTGAGGGCAAGATCTATTTTAAAGGAGGTATCCCGGCATTGAAGACCAAGACCGAACAGCCCGACTTCGAACACGCGATCGCATCAATTTTAACTACCAGTTATGTTTAA
- a CDS encoding ABC transporter permease produces MFKILKYSFYDLMRSRWSYVYFLFYLLLGLVLLFLNNDLSKAVITLMNVIIILVPLIGTIFGVMYYYNSKEFTELLLAQPVKRSSIFLGQYFGVSLSLAMSLVIGLGMPFIFYGIFNSDAIGNFALLLITGAFLTMIFTALAFVIALVNDNKIKGFGYAILLWLFLAVIYDGIFLMSLVFFEDYPLDRFSLAATMLNPIDLSRVLILLKMDISALLGYTGAVFQKFFGTNQGIILSSLMLILWVSIPLYHIRRISTRKDF; encoded by the coding sequence ATGTTTAAGATATTAAAATACAGTTTCTACGACCTAATGCGAAGCCGCTGGAGCTACGTGTATTTTCTATTTTACCTGTTGCTAGGGCTCGTTTTATTGTTCCTGAACAATGACCTGTCCAAGGCGGTAATAACTCTAATGAATGTGATCATCATCCTGGTACCCCTAATCGGGACCATTTTCGGGGTCATGTATTATTACAATTCCAAGGAATTTACGGAACTGCTGCTGGCGCAACCAGTAAAACGGAGTTCCATCTTTCTAGGTCAGTATTTCGGTGTATCATTATCACTGGCAATGAGCCTGGTGATTGGCCTTGGCATGCCTTTTATCTTCTACGGAATATTCAACAGTGATGCTATTGGCAATTTCGCCTTGCTGTTGATAACCGGGGCCTTCCTAACCATGATCTTTACCGCGCTGGCTTTTGTGATCGCACTGGTAAATGATAACAAGATAAAAGGCTTTGGTTATGCCATCCTGCTCTGGCTTTTCCTGGCGGTGATCTATGACGGAATATTTTTGATGTCGCTGGTCTTCTTTGAGGATTATCCACTGGACAGATTTTCGCTGGCAGCCACCATGCTGAATCCTATAGATCTTTCGAGGGTTTTGATCCTTTTGAAAATGGACATTTCTGCCCTATTGGGTTATACGGGAGCTGTTTTTCAGAAGTTCTTCGGGACAAACCAGGGGATCATTTTGTCTTCTTTGATGCTCATATTATGGGTGAGTATTCCGCTGTATCATATCAGAAGGATCTCAACAAGAAAAGACTTCTAG
- a CDS encoding nitrous oxide reductase family maturation protein NosD codes for MRLPVFILILLALSFSNAKAEQLEVCNSCEYKNIKTAIKSAAAGDTVVIKKGTYREFNLQITKPLTIIGEDHPVIDGEDRGEIITIESDNVTIDGLKIINVGTSYTTDYAAVRVVKSENFLIQNLQLEKLFFGIYLEKAKKGKVINNTILGDAVEEYSSGNGIQLWYCEDIEVTGNKIQKVRDGIYLEFSDDILIEDNLSKDNLRYGLHFMFSNNDSYENNIFENNGAGVAVMFSKFITMKGNIFRKNWGPASFGLLLKEINDSEISNNNFEENTVGINIEGSNRINYNNNDFRNNGWAVKVRGACYSNIFTKNNFFNNSFDISYNSKLNDNSFDRNYWSSYTGYDLNKDGLGDVPYRPVKLFSYIVNRTPETIILLRSLFIDIIDFSEKVSPVFTPDNLMDQNPLLKPVSHDIN; via the coding sequence TTGAGACTCCCTGTTTTCATATTGATCCTTTTGGCACTTTCCTTCAGTAATGCAAAGGCAGAACAGCTTGAAGTATGCAATAGCTGTGAGTATAAAAATATTAAGACTGCTATTAAAAGTGCTGCGGCCGGTGATACCGTCGTGATAAAAAAGGGTACCTACCGGGAATTCAATTTACAGATCACCAAACCGCTCACTATTATCGGGGAGGATCATCCCGTTATAGACGGTGAGGACCGAGGCGAGATCATTACTATAGAATCCGATAATGTGACCATCGACGGACTTAAGATCATCAATGTAGGTACCAGCTATACAACCGATTATGCTGCTGTGCGGGTGGTGAAAAGCGAAAACTTTCTTATTCAAAACCTCCAGCTGGAAAAGCTGTTTTTCGGAATATATCTTGAAAAAGCCAAAAAGGGCAAGGTGATAAACAATACAATTCTGGGTGACGCGGTTGAGGAGTACAGTTCCGGTAATGGCATACAGCTCTGGTACTGCGAAGATATAGAAGTGACCGGCAATAAGATCCAAAAAGTACGTGATGGGATTTACCTGGAGTTTTCAGATGACATCCTCATAGAGGATAATCTTAGCAAGGACAACCTTCGTTACGGACTTCATTTTATGTTTTCTAATAATGATTCCTATGAAAACAACATTTTTGAAAATAATGGTGCAGGCGTAGCTGTGATGTTCTCCAAGTTCATTACGATGAAGGGAAATATCTTCCGCAAGAATTGGGGACCGGCTTCCTTCGGATTGCTGCTCAAAGAGATCAATGATTCAGAAATAAGCAATAATAATTTTGAAGAAAATACAGTAGGTATCAATATCGAAGGCTCGAACCGCATCAACTATAACAATAATGATTTCAGAAATAACGGCTGGGCTGTAAAAGTGCGCGGCGCCTGCTATTCGAACATTTTCACAAAGAATAACTTCTTCAACAATTCATTCGACATTTCCTATAACAGCAAGCTAAATGATAACAGTTTTGACAGAAATTACTGGAGCAGCTATACGGGTTATGACCTCAACAAGGACGGCCTGGGCGATGTCCCGTACCGACCAGTAAAGCTGTTTTCCTACATCGTAAACCGAACCCCGGAAACCATCATCCTTTTAAGAAGTCTGTTCATCGACATTATCGATTTTTCGGAAAAGGTTTCCCCGGTATTTACACCAGATAACCTGATGGATCAAAATCCATTATTAAAACCCGTCTCTCATGATATCAATTGA